In one Arachis duranensis cultivar V14167 chromosome 9, aradu.V14167.gnm2.J7QH, whole genome shotgun sequence genomic region, the following are encoded:
- the LOC107464228 gene encoding uncharacterized protein LOC107464228 — protein MVITARVGTGLVKRILVDTGADSNIMFHNVFDALGLKDADLTTHQHGVIGLGDHFIKPDGVISLPISVGQKQGRRSAMAEFVILRDSTAYNIILGRKTINDFEAIINTKLLVMKFVADDGSIGTIRGDLETAVACDNASLSLRKKSKEASGVFLADLDARVEDNPRPEPEGDLEKFSIGDEGEKFTFVNKNLPHELKEPLIEMIRANKDLFAWTPADMPGIDPQIISHHLAVKPDARPVAQRRRKMSAERAEEVAKQTAGLLEAGFIREVDYSTWLSNVVLVKKHNGRWRMCVDYSDLNKACPKDCFPLPNIDALVDAAAGYRYLSFMDAYSGYNQIPMHRPDEDKTAFITPGGTFCYKVMPFGLKNAGATYQRLMNRIFHNLIGKTVEVYVDDILAKTTRPDDLLNDLASVFASLRQHGMRLNPLKCAFAMEAGKFLGFMITQRGVEANPEKCQSVRFEFPISNNQAEYEALIGGLTLAAEVGARRLEVCSDSQVVTSQVNGSYQAKDPLLLKYLEKVKSLSQKFEEVTVHHVPRERNTRADLLSKLASTKPGEGNRSLIQGMTREPAIALHMTTLGSSWLDPITNFLEHGQVPGDEKDATKLRREAAKYAVIQGQLFKKGLSQPLLKCLHPDQTDYVLREVHEGCCGHHIGGKALARKLIRAGYYWPSMMADAKEFVKKCVKCQQNANFARAPASELSLLTTSRPFAQWGVDLLGPFPVGPGQVKYLIVAIDYYTKWIEAEPLASISSANCRKFMWRHVITRFGIPEVVISDNGTQFTDKKFAEFLSGLGIRQRFSSVEHPQTNGQVESANKVILSGLKKRLDNKKGAWADELAAVLWSYRTTEQSSTKETPFRLTYGVDAVIPVEIGEPSPRLLLKGVEETIEKDLIDEAREMAHLTEIALKQRMALRYNTKVLKREFEPNDLVLRRNDIGLPTPGEGKLAANWEGPFRVKKVMGKGAYKLERLDGKEVPRTWNADNLRRFYS, from the exons ATGGTCATAACGGCCAGAGTGGGAACCGGCCTCGTCAAGCGGATCCTTGTCGACACCGGGGCTGATTCAAACATCATGTTCCACAACGTGTTCGACGCACTGGGGCTGAAGGATGCCGACCTGACGACCCACCAGCACGGGGTTATCGGGTTAGGCGACCACTTCATCAAACCAGACGGGGTCATTTCCCTGCCGATCTCGGTAGGCCAGAAGCAAGGCCGAAGATCGGCGATGGCCGAATTCGTGATCCTCCGAGACTCCACAGCCTACAACATCATCTTGGGAAGAAAAACAATCAATGATTTTGAAGCCATAATCAACACCAAGCTGCTAGTTATGAAGTTTGTCGCCGATGATGGATCCATAGGGACCATAAGAGGAGACCTCGAGACGGCGGTCGCTTGTGACAACGCCAGCCTTTCCCTCAGGAAGAAGTCCAAGGAAGCATCTGGCGTATTCCTGGCCGACCTTGATGCCAGAGTAGAGGACAACCCGAGGCCGGAACCAGAAGGGGACCTGGAGAAATTTAGCATCGGCGACGAAGGGGAAAAGTTCACATTCGTTAACAAGAACCTCCCGCATGAGTTGAAGGAGCCTTTGATTGAAATGATAAGGGCCAACAAGGACCTCTTCGCATGGACGCCagccgacatgccgggcattGATCCACAAATCATTTCACATCACTTAGCCGTCAAGCCAGACGCACGCCCAGTGGCTCAGCGAAGGAGAAAGATGTCGGCAGAAAGAGCGGAGGAGGTAGCCAAGCAAACGGCCGGCCTCCTAGAGGCAGGTTTCATACGGGAAGTAGACTACTCGACGTGGCTCTCAAATGTGGTGTTAGTGAAAAAACACAATGGCAGGTGGAGAATGTGCGTGGACTACTCTGACCTTAACAAAGCATGCCCCAAAGATTGCTTCCCACTCCCCAACATAGATGCACTCGTCGACGCTGCGGCGGGGTACCGGTATCTGAGtttcatggatgcctactctggttacaatcagataccgatgcaccgaCCAGACGAGGACAAAACGGCGTTCATAACGCCAGGAGGAACGTTCTGCTATAAGGTAATGCCATTTGGCTTAAAAAATGCAGGGGCAACgtatcaaaggctgatgaacaggATATTCCACAACCTCATAGGAAAAACGGTCGAAGTTTACGTGGACGACATCCTGGCAAAGACAACACGACCTGATGACCTCCTAAACGACCTGGCAAGCGTATTCGCGTCCCTCCGTCAACATGGTATGAGGCTGAACCCCCTCAAGTGCGCCTTCGCCATGGAAGCCGGCAAGTTCCTGGGATTCATGATAACTCAAAGAGGGGTAGAGGCTAACCCGGAGAAGTGCCAG TCGGTTAGATTCGAGTTTCCCATCTCGAACAACCAAGCAGAGTATGAAGCCCTCATAGGAGGCTTGACCCTAGCAGCAGAGGTCGGCGCAAGAAGGCTGGAAGTATGCAGCGATTCCCAAGTCGTCACTTCCCAAGTAAACggcagctaccaagccaaagaccccCTGCTTCTGAAGTACTTGGAAAAGGTTAAGAGTTTGAGCCAAAAGTTCGAAGAGGTCACGGTCCATCACGTACCCAGAGAAAGGAACACACGGGCAGACCTTCTATCGAAGTTGGCCAGCACAAAGCCAGGGGAGGGGAACCGGTCTCTCATCCAAGGCATGACAAGAGAACCAGCAATTGCACTGCACATGACAACCCTAGGTTCCTCGTGGCTAGACCCCATCACCAACTTCCTAGAACACGGCCAAGTCCCTGGTGATGAAAAGGACGCGACGAAGTTAAGAAGGGAAGCAGCCAAATACGCCGTCATCCAAGGACAGCTGTTCAAGAAAGGGCTCAGCCAACCCCTACTGAAGTGCCTACACCCCGACCAAACGGACTACGTCCTCAGGGAAGTCCATGAGGGCTGCTGCGGGCACCACATCGGGGGCAAAGCCCTAGCAAGGAAATTAATCCGAGCTGGATACTACTGGCCGTCGATGATGGCAGATGCCAAAGAGTTTGTCAAAAAGTGCGTAAAGTGCCAACAGAACGCCAACTTTGCCCGGGCGCCGGCCTCCGAGTTAAGCTTGCTAACGACCTCCCGGCCATTCGCTCAATGGGGAGTCGACCTCTTAGGACCCTTCCCGGTCGGCCCTGGGCAGGTCAAATATCTCATAGTTGCAATTGATTACTATACCAAATGGATAGAAGCTGAGCCGCTAGCTAGCATATCTTCGGCCAATTGCAGGAAATTCATGTGGAGGCACGTAATAACACGGTTCGGGATACCGGAAGTCGTCATCTCGGACAACGGCACGCAGTTTACTGACAAAAAATTTGCGGAATTTCTCAGCGGCCTGGGTATAAGGCAAAGGTTCTCTTCGGTAGAACACCCCCAGACGAACGGGCAGGTGGAATCCGCCAACAAGGTCATCCTTTCAGGGCTGAAAAAGAGGTTGGACAATAAAAAGGGTGCGTGGGCCGATGAACTAGCAGCGGTTCTCTGGTCCTACCGAACAACTGAACAGTCATCCACTAAGGAAACTCCTTTCCGACTAACGTACGGTGTGGACGCAGTAATACCAGTAGAGATCGGGGAACCAAGTCCGCGGTTGCTCCTAAAGGGAGTGGAAGAAACAATAGAAAAGGACTTGATAGATGAAGCCAGGGAAATGGCCCATTTGACAGAAATAGCGCTAAAACAAAGAATGGCTCTGCGCTACAACACCAAAGTACTCAAGAGGGAATTCGAGCCAAACGACCTCGTCCTGAGGCGAAATGATATCGGCCTACCGACCCCCGGAGAAGGCAAGCTGGCGGCTAACTGGGAAGGCCCATTTAGAGTAAAAAAAGTGATGGGAAAAGGAGCATACAAACTAGAAAGACTCGACGGCAAGGAAGTCCCGAGAACTTGGAATGCGGACAACCTTAGAAGATTCTACTCCTAG
- the LOC107464227 gene encoding G-type lectin S-receptor-like serine/threonine-protein kinase At4g27290, which yields MIENLRMLFISLLLMSCMRTITSRDSLEVGQSIQDGETLVSAGGSFELGFFSPGIPTNRYLGVWYRDASGNSTIVWVANREIPIQSNSSGVLRLSKKGILQLLNGTNSTIWSSNTSGNTLGNSIAQLLDSGNLVVKNGQSTEEKNFLWQSFDYPCDTLMPGMKLGLNLVTGFDISMSTWKSAEDPAVGEYSIKFDPRGYPQVMQWKGSVKYFRIGTFNGLYFTGYPTQEDEYRQDFVLDKTEVYYKFEILDRSIFYLYKLQPSGTSIGTIWRSQTRTELEHATINGYNGCGSYAFCGSNAICKVDANLASCECLKGYIPKFPRQWNMSNWSDGCVRKTSLDCNDTNSFLWYTDIKVPDTSSSWYNKTMDLKECEKICLKNCSCVAYANLDIRNGGSGCLLWFDKFHFLFNSNYCGLWHFSKKITKILQLNSNEHGNLKKKKVGIAIGATIFGLITSVTIVIMKKSGVAKMIQRNRQRQKVTELPTFDFSVLVKATENFSSSNKLGEGGFGSVYKGTLTNGQELAVKRLSKKSKQGLEEFKNEVALIAKLQHRNLVKLLGCCIQGVEKILIYEYMPNKSLDYFVFDEIRKKMLNWLKRFNIICGIARGLLYLHQDSRLRIIHRDLKTSNILLDANLNPKISDFGLARTFLGDQLEANTNRVAGTYGYMPPEYAVRGQYSMKSDVFSYGVILLELISGKKNREFSDPENYLNLLGHAWRLWTDEKPLELLDEVLKEGCTPLEVKRCIQVGLLCVQQRPEDRPDMSSVVLMLNGEKLLPKPKVPGFYTERGVTPEADSLMENYTLFSANEISITTLYAR from the exons ATGATTGAAAACTTAAGGATGTTGTTTATTTCATTACTTCTCATGTCCTGCATGAGAACAATCACTTCAAGAGACAGTTTAGAAGTAGGTCAATCTATCCAAGATGGTGAGACTTTGGTTTCTGCTGGTGGAAGCTTTGAGTTGGGTTTCTTTAGTCCTGGCATTCCAACAAATAGATACTTAGGTGTGTGGTACAGAGATGCATCAGGGAATTCAACAATTGTGTGGGTGGCAAACAGAGAGATACCAATTCAAAGTAACTCATCAGGTGTTTTGAGACTAAGCAAGAAGGGGATTCTACAGCTTCTGAATGGCACTAACAGCACCATTTGGTCTTCCAACACCTCAGGCAACACTTTGGGGAACTCAATTGCACAACTATTGGATTCGGGAAATCTTGTAGTGAAAAATGGACAAAGTACAGAGGAGAAAAACTTTTTATGGCAAAGTTTTGATTATCCATGTGATACACTGATGCCAGGAATGAAGCTTGGATTGAACTTAGTTACTGGTTTTGACATATCTATGTCAACTTGGAAAAGTGCAGAGGATCCTGCTGTAGGAGAATATTCTATAAAGTTTGATCCTAGAGGATATCCACAAGTAATGCAATGGAAAGGATCTGTTAAATATTTCCGAATAGGGACATTTAATGGCCTTTATTTCACTGGATATCCAACCCAGGAAGATGAATATAGACAGGATTTTGTATTGGACAAAACCGAGGTGTATTATAAATTTGAAATACTTGATAGATCAATTTTCTACCTGTATAAACTACAACCTTCAGGTACTTCAATAGGTACTATTTGGAGAAGTCAAACAAGAACTGAGTTGGAACATGCCACAATTAATGGATACAACGGGTGTGGAAGTTATGCCTTTTGCGGTTCAAATGCTATATGCAAGGTTGATGCTAACCTTGCATCATGTGAATGCCTAAAAGGATATATTCCCAAGTTTCCCCGACAATGGAATATGTCAAATTGGTCTGATGGTTGTGTTAGGAAGACTTCACTGGATTGTAATGACACTAATAGCTTCTTATGGTACACAGACATAAAAGTGCCAGACACTTCATCCTCATGGTATAACAAGACCATGGATCTGAAGGAATGTGAAAAAATTTGCCTGAAAAACTGTTCTTGTGTTGCTTACGCAAATTTGGATATCCGTAATGGAGGAAGTGGTTGTCTACTTTGGTTTGATAAATTTCACTTCCTTTTCAATTCTAATTATTGTGGATTATGGCACTTTTCTAAGAAGATAACTAAGATCCTCCAACTGAATA GTAATGAACATGGaaatttgaagaaaaagaaggtagGAATAGCAATTGGTGCGACTATTTTCGGATTAATCACATCTGTTACCATAGTGATAATGAAAAAATCAG GAGTTgcaaaaatgatccaaagaaaTAGGCAAAGACAGAAGGTCACTGAGTTACCAACGTTTGATTTCTCAGTCTTAGTTAAAGCAACAGAGAACTTTTCAAGTAGTAACAAACTTGGAGAAGGTGGTTTTGGATCAGTATACAAG GGAACACTAACAAATGGCCAAGAGTTAGCTGTGAAAAGGCTTTCAAAAAAGTCTAAACAAGGTTTAGAAGAGTTTAAAAATGAAGTGGCGTTGATAGCCAAACTTCAACATCGTAATCTTGTAAAGCTTCTTGGCTGTTGCATTCAAGGAGtagaaaaaatattgatttatgAATACATGCCAAACAAAAGCTTAGACTACTTTGTTTTTG ATGAAATCAGAAAGAAGATGCTAAATTGGCTTAAGCGTTTCAACATTATCTGTGGCATTGCTCGGGGACTTCTTTATCTTCATCAGGATTCTAGACTGAGAATTATTCATAGAGACCTAAAAACTAGCAATATTCTGTTAGATGCAAATTTGAATCCTAAAATATCAGACTTTGGCCTAGCTCGGACATTCTTAGGCGATCAGCTCGAGGCTAACACGAACAGAGTAGCGGGAACATA TGGTTATATGCCTCCCGAATATGCAGTACGTGGACAATATTCAATGAAGTCCGATGTGTTTAGCTATGGTGTCATACTACTAGAGTTGATAAGTGGGAAGAAGAATAGGGAATTTTCAGATCCAGAAAACTACCTTAACCTTCTTGGACAT GCATGGAGATTATGGACTGATGAAAAGCCATTGGAACTGCTAGATGAAGTGTTAAAGGAAGGATGCACACCACTTGAAGTAAAAAGATGCATTCAAGTGGGCCTGTTATGTGTGCAACAAAGACCAGAAGATAGGCCAGACATGTCTTCAGTGGTTCTAATGTTGAATGGTGAGAAATTACTGCCCAAGCCAAAGGTTCCTGGTTTTTATACTGAAAGAGGTGTTACACCTGAAGCAGATTCTTTGATGGAAAATTACACATTGTTTTCAGCCAATGAAATCTCCATCACAACATTATATGCAAGATAG